A region of Chiloscyllium plagiosum isolate BGI_BamShark_2017 chromosome 37, ASM401019v2, whole genome shotgun sequence DNA encodes the following proteins:
- the LOC122541186 gene encoding histone H2B type 1-L-like gives MPESAAAAKSAASRKASKQSLNKVSKKPPKKRKKTRKQTYSTYVYRVLTQVHPSTRISSKAMNVMNSFVIDIFERIASEASHLIHYNKRQTISAREIQSAVRLMLPGELAKHAVSEGTKAVTKYTSSA, from the coding sequence ATGCCTGAGTCGGCGGCTGCAGCAAAGAGCGCTGCGTCCCGAAAGGCATCGAAGCAGTCGCTTAACAAAGTCAGCAAGAAGCCGCCCAAGAAGCGAAAGAAGACTCGCAAACAGACCTATTCGACCTATGTGTACAGGGTGCTGACCCAGGTCCATCCTTCTACAAGAATTTCGTCTAAGGCCATGAATGTCATGAACTCGTTCGTCATCGACATCTTTGAGCGCATCGCCTCCGAGGCTTCGCACCTGATTCACTACAACAAGCGCCAGACCATATCGGCCAGAGAAATTCAAAGCGCCGTCCGCCTTATGTTACCGGGCGAGCTAGCCAAGCACGCTGTGTCTGAAGGCACAAAAGCGGTCACCAAATACACCAGTTCCGCTTAG